GGCGCCAGCAGCAGCCCCAGGAAACCACCCAGCTGGATCGCCAGCGCCAGCCACAGCCCGGGCCGGCGATCGACCTGGCGGCGCAACAGCAAAGGCAAACCGAGCGCGCCGACGACCTGGAAAATGGTCATCAATCCCACCAGTTCACCGCCGCCCTGGGCCGTGCCGCCATGCTCCAGGTGATAGGCCGGCAACCAGGCCACCATGCTGGTGTAGCCGCCATTGATCAGGCCGAAGTACAACGCCAGCAACCAGGCGCGGCGGTTGCCGAACCAATACCCACCATCAGCACCGGCCTGCGAGGGAACCTCCTGGCGCGGTCGCAGGGCGATCCAGGCCAGCAATGCCAGCACGGCAGGCAACGCCCAGATGCCCAGACCGACCTGCCAGTGCCCGAAATACGCACTGACCCCAGGGCCAAGCACTGCCGCCAGGCCGCCGCCGCTCATCAGTGCGGCCGAATACAGCCCCATGGTCGTCGCCAGGCGGGTGGGGAACCAACGGTTCACCAGGCCCGGCATCATGCCCTGCACCACCGCCACCCCTAGCCCGGCGACCACCGCGCTGGCGATCAGCGCCCAGGCGCTGTCCAGCTGCAGGCGCCACAGGCAGGCGACAGCGATGGCCGCAAGGCCCGCGAGCATGCCACCATGCTCGCTCAGCCAACGCCGCAGCCAGGGTTGCAGCAAGGGCACCAAGCCCATGCACAGCACCGGCAGCGCAGTCAGCAGGGCCGCTTGCTGGTAATCCAGGCCGGTACCCTGGCGCATGGGCTCGAGCAACGGGCCGATGCTGGTGAGGATCGGCCGCAGGTTCAGCGCCAGCAGCATCACCAGCACCAGGTTCAGTACCGCCCTCATGCCTGGCCTGCCTGTTTCCACTCAAGGTACAGGTCGGCTTCGCCTGCCGGCTTGAGTGGCCGCAGCGGCAGGCTCTGTTGCTGTGGCGGGCGCGCCATCTGCGCGTAGATCGCGGCGGTGGACAGCCCATAGGGCTCGCCTTCCTCGTTGTCGTAGGCGAACCAGGCGCGCTCGATGCCGCACAGGTGCATCGCCGCCAGGCACATCGGGCACGGGTGGCCGCTGGCGTAGATTTCAGCGCCGTCCAGGCGCGCCCGCCCCAGCACCTGGGACGCCTGGCGGATGGCCTGCATCTCGGCGTGGCGGGTCGGGTCCTGGGTGCTGTGGATCTCGTTGACGGCGCGGGCGATCACCTGGCCTTGATGCACCAGCACAGCGCCGAAGGGGCGGCCGCCGGCCTGGATATTGGCACGGGCCAGGTCGAGGGCCTCGCGCATGTAGGTTTCTGCGGACATGAATCGGTTCTCCGGTAAAGACCCGGGCATTATCCCGGCTGCGGCGCGCGGGCTGAAATGAAGAGATTGGATGCAGGTCAGTGGCCACCTGAATGTGCGCATTGGCCTCCTGGCAAAGCGCGGGATTGGCTATTCGGCGGTGCCAGCGGTGGCGCTAAGGTAGCGCCATCCCCACTCACTTGGAGAGACACCATGCACGACCGTATCGAATGGGCCAAGCACGCCCCAGAAGCCTACAAAGCCAT
This genomic stretch from Pseudomonas entomophila harbors:
- a CDS encoding CynX/NimT family MFS transporter gives rise to the protein MRAVLNLVLVMLLALNLRPILTSIGPLLEPMRQGTGLDYQQAALLTALPVLCMGLVPLLQPWLRRWLSEHGGMLAGLAAIAVACLWRLQLDSAWALIASAVVAGLGVAVVQGMMPGLVNRWFPTRLATTMGLYSAALMSGGGLAAVLGPGVSAYFGHWQVGLGIWALPAVLALLAWIALRPRQEVPSQAGADGGYWFGNRRAWLLALYFGLINGGYTSMVAWLPAYHLEHGGTAQGGGELVGLMTIFQVVGALGLPLLLRRQVDRRPGLWLALAIQLGGFLGLLLAPASAMGLWVAMIGLGLGACFSLSLTLTLEHLRTPAEAGSLAAFVQGVGFIITGIVPYITGWLREVSGDFQASWTLLTCTVLAMLLVTACFAPRGYARAIARAEGAGAVTAVN
- a CDS encoding nucleoside deaminase, giving the protein MSAETYMREALDLARANIQAGGRPFGAVLVHQGQVIARAVNEIHSTQDPTRHAEMQAIRQASQVLGRARLDGAEIYASGHPCPMCLAAMHLCGIERAWFAYDNEEGEPYGLSTAAIYAQMARPPQQQSLPLRPLKPAGEADLYLEWKQAGQA